From the genome of Pseudomonas sp. AB6, one region includes:
- the cytX gene encoding putative hydroxymethylpyrimidine transporter CytX, translating to MTIASNTYSPDIPVPLGKRVFGGRDLFSLWFSLGIGLMVLQTGALLAPGLGMSGSMLAIFLGTLVGVLLLAAVGVIGSDTGLSAMAALKLSLGTHGASLPAILNLAQLIGWGAFEIIVMRDAASLLGARASAEGSLWANPLVWTVIFGALATFLAVSGPLTFVRKVLRKWGIWLLLASCVWLTWNLLTKTDLTALWAHAGDGTMPFAVGFDIAIAMPLSWLPLIADYSRFGKRARGVFGGTALGFFIGNFWLMSLGVAYTLAFAPSGEMSPLLLALAGAGMGIPLLLILIDESENAFADIHSAAVSSGILLRIKVEHLALGIGVICTLIACLAPLAQYQNFLLLIGSVFAPLFGVVLVDHFILRRRNLPTATLGLRGMSLLAWLGGVSTYHLLANLYPNVGATLPALVVSGVLQLLLGRVFNRGAGTAPA from the coding sequence GTGACTATTGCATCCAACACCTACTCTCCCGACATTCCTGTGCCTCTGGGCAAGCGTGTGTTCGGCGGCCGAGATCTGTTTTCCCTGTGGTTTTCCCTCGGCATCGGCCTGATGGTCCTCCAAACCGGTGCGTTGTTGGCGCCGGGGCTGGGCATGTCGGGTTCGATGCTGGCTATTTTTCTCGGTACGCTGGTTGGCGTATTGCTGCTGGCGGCCGTTGGCGTGATTGGCAGCGACACCGGACTTTCAGCCATGGCGGCGCTTAAGCTCAGCCTGGGCACTCACGGCGCATCGCTGCCGGCGATATTGAACCTGGCGCAACTGATTGGCTGGGGCGCTTTCGAGATCATTGTGATGCGCGACGCCGCTAGTTTGTTGGGTGCGCGGGCATCTGCCGAAGGCAGCTTGTGGGCGAATCCACTGGTCTGGACCGTAATTTTCGGTGCGCTGGCGACCTTTCTGGCCGTCAGCGGACCATTGACCTTCGTCCGCAAGGTGCTGCGTAAGTGGGGCATTTGGCTTTTGCTGGCGTCGTGTGTGTGGCTTACCTGGAACCTGTTGACCAAGACCGATCTGACCGCGCTGTGGGCGCATGCCGGTGACGGGACGATGCCGTTTGCCGTCGGTTTCGACATCGCAATCGCCATGCCACTGTCTTGGCTGCCGTTGATTGCCGACTACTCACGTTTCGGCAAGCGCGCCAGAGGCGTGTTCGGTGGTACTGCGTTGGGTTTCTTCATCGGTAATTTCTGGCTGATGAGCTTGGGCGTCGCCTACACCTTGGCCTTCGCGCCAAGTGGTGAAATGAGTCCGCTGTTGCTTGCCTTGGCTGGCGCCGGGATGGGCATTCCGCTGCTGCTGATTCTGATCGACGAATCGGAAAACGCTTTCGCCGATATTCACTCGGCGGCGGTCTCCAGCGGAATTCTGTTGCGGATCAAGGTCGAACACCTGGCGTTGGGCATTGGTGTGATTTGCACATTGATCGCCTGTTTGGCGCCGTTGGCGCAGTATCAGAATTTCTTGCTGCTGATTGGCTCGGTATTCGCGCCGTTGTTCGGCGTGGTATTGGTTGATCACTTCATTCTGCGCCGTCGCAACCTACCGACCGCCACCCTTGGTTTGCGTGGAATGAGCCTGTTGGCGTGGTTGGGCGGCGTCAGCACTTATCACCTGTTGGCGAATCTCTACCCAAATGTGGGTGCAACACTGCCAGCGCTGGTGGTGTCTGGCGTGCTGCAATTGCTGCTGGGTCGCGTATTTAACCGCGGCGCGGGAACAGCTCCGGCTTGA
- a CDS encoding DUF3298 domain-containing protein yields the protein MSLLRITTLACFALALGACQSLFQPNYNSPLEAQRDASEQIKPGCATPDCPLVNVDTVHFPDEPNLDSLIQNTLLQMARNTPGATPLPASLKAYEQQFLQQAPNSTNSYLQAKVREQHDGLVIIELSSYLENGNEHGTPGRAFINYSRPLHKALTLQDMLLPGQEEAFWLTAQQAHKEWMINNKVAQDPAFVHAWTFQKTPNVALTYGGVILKYGVTTIAPYDMGHIELKMSYLQLNGILKPELFPRRG from the coding sequence ATGTCATTGTTGAGGATCACTACACTGGCTTGCTTCGCACTGGCGCTGGGCGCCTGCCAAAGCTTGTTTCAACCCAACTACAACTCACCGCTGGAAGCACAGCGTGACGCCTCGGAACAGATCAAACCGGGCTGCGCAACGCCAGACTGCCCGTTGGTGAATGTCGACACCGTGCATTTTCCTGACGAACCGAACCTGGACAGCCTGATCCAGAACACCTTGCTGCAGATGGCCCGCAATACACCGGGGGCTACGCCATTACCGGCATCGCTCAAAGCCTATGAACAGCAATTCCTGCAGCAAGCACCGAACAGTACCAACAGCTATTTGCAGGCCAAAGTACGTGAGCAGCATGACGGTCTGGTGATCATCGAACTGTCCAGCTATTTGGAAAACGGCAATGAACATGGCACGCCGGGGCGCGCGTTCATCAACTATTCCCGCCCGCTGCACAAAGCCCTGACGCTACAAGACATGTTGTTGCCCGGTCAGGAAGAGGCGTTCTGGTTAACGGCGCAGCAAGCGCATAAAGAATGGATGATCAACAACAAAGTCGCTCAAGATCCCGCGTTCGTGCACGCTTGGACGTTTCAGAAAACGCCAAACGTCGCACTGACGTATGGCGGGGTCATCCTCAAATATGGCGTAACTACGATAGCGCCGTACGACATGGGCCACATTGAGCTGAAGATGTCTTACCTCCAGCTCAATGGCATCCTCAAGCCGGAGCTGTTCCCGCGCCGCGGTTAA
- a CDS encoding NUDIX domain-containing protein, which produces MTDTNNSVPSAVEITRRENCYQGFYRLDRVHLRHELFNGGMSKEISRELFVRHDAVCVLPYDAKRDKVVLIEQFRVGVLGKIDNPWLIELVAGLIDKDEQPEEVAHREAEEEAGLVFSEMVPITKYFPSPGGSSEYVHLYLGHCDSEGAGGLHGLEAEGEDIRVSVWAFDDALKAINDGRIFNAATLIALQWLALNRTEIRGLWS; this is translated from the coding sequence ATGACTGACACGAACAACTCCGTCCCTTCGGCGGTAGAGATTACTCGACGCGAAAATTGCTATCAGGGGTTTTACCGCCTGGACCGCGTACACCTGCGCCACGAGCTGTTCAACGGGGGCATGAGCAAGGAAATCAGTCGTGAATTGTTCGTTCGCCATGATGCGGTGTGCGTGCTGCCCTACGACGCCAAGCGCGACAAAGTGGTGTTGATCGAGCAGTTTCGCGTGGGTGTTCTGGGCAAAATCGACAATCCCTGGCTGATTGAATTGGTCGCCGGGCTGATCGACAAGGATGAGCAGCCGGAAGAGGTTGCCCACCGCGAGGCAGAAGAGGAAGCTGGTCTGGTCTTCAGCGAAATGGTGCCGATTACCAAGTACTTTCCTTCCCCGGGTGGCAGCAGTGAATACGTTCACTTGTACTTGGGGCATTGTGACAGTGAAGGGGCGGGTGGCTTGCACGGTCTGGAAGCGGAAGGTGAAGATATTCGCGTATCGGTGTGGGCATTTGACGATGCCCTAAAAGCCATAAACGATGGACGAATTTTTAATGCCGCTACGCTTATTGCTTTGCAATGGCTGGCATTGAACCGAACTGAAATCAGGGGGCTATGGTCGTGA
- a CDS encoding DUF1249 domain-containing protein, whose translation MVVRLVRERYRVDLVGLQAACEANYARLMRLLPDMRNQQRSRRVAVTQGDQMLGVLAVEVLLDCPYTTTLQVRQEHSLPWLPVPKLEVQVYHDARMAEVIGAEHARRFRGIYPYPNEAMHQPDEKAQLNLFLGEWLSHCLACGHEFEVVR comes from the coding sequence ATGGTCGTGAGACTTGTGCGCGAGCGCTACCGGGTTGACCTCGTCGGGCTGCAAGCCGCCTGCGAGGCCAACTATGCGCGCTTGATGCGGTTGCTCCCGGACATGCGCAATCAACAACGTTCGCGCCGGGTCGCGGTTACCCAGGGCGATCAAATGCTCGGCGTGTTGGCGGTGGAAGTCCTGCTGGATTGTCCTTACACCACCACCTTACAGGTCCGCCAGGAGCACAGCCTGCCATGGCTGCCGGTGCCCAAGCTGGAAGTTCAGGTGTATCACGACGCGCGCATGGCCGAAGTCATCGGCGCCGAACATGCCCGCCGTTTTCGTGGCATCTACCCGTATCCCAATGAAGCGATGCACCAGCCGGATGAAAAGGCTCAACTCAACTTGTTTTTGGGTGAGTGGCTGAGTCATTGTTTGGCGTGTGGGCATGAGTTTGAAGTGGTGCGTTGA
- a CDS encoding Hcp family type VI secretion system effector, with protein sequence MANPAYMTITGKAQGLISAGCSSKESIGNKHQLAHTDEIMVLSYTRNLANFENNNQSTHGPIIISKYVDKSSPLLEQALTRREELDCTFDFYQTAASGTQEKFYSISIKGGLIVDLTQDMPDVIFQSDGEMREQVAFRYREINYTNLKAATSGYSFWGE encoded by the coding sequence ATGGCTAACCCTGCATACATGACGATTACCGGCAAGGCTCAAGGATTGATTTCGGCAGGCTGCTCCAGTAAAGAGTCGATCGGCAACAAACACCAGTTAGCGCATACCGACGAAATAATGGTGCTTTCTTATACTCGTAACCTGGCCAATTTTGAAAATAACAACCAGTCAACTCATGGCCCTATCATTATCTCCAAATATGTTGATAAATCTTCGCCTTTATTGGAACAAGCCCTGACCCGAAGAGAGGAGCTAGACTGCACGTTTGATTTTTATCAAACAGCTGCCTCGGGCACGCAGGAGAAATTTTATTCGATATCGATCAAGGGCGGACTCATTGTCGACCTGACGCAGGATATGCCCGATGTGATTTTTCAATCTGACGGTGAAATGCGAGAACAAGTCGCTTTTCGTTACCGTGAGATTAATTACACGAACCTCAAAGCGGCTACCAGCGGCTATAGCTTTTGGGGTGAATAA
- the cpdA gene encoding 3',5'-cyclic-AMP phosphodiesterase translates to MPSASHPASSVLVVQLSDSHLFADADDKLLGMKTRDSLNAVIERVLAEQPAVDLLIATGDLSQDGSVESYEAFRQVSAQISAPTRWIPGNHDELPEMAEAARHSEYLEPIIDLGHWRITLLDSAVPGSVPGFLQDAQLQLLARSLSEAPERHHLVCLHHNPVPIGCQWMDPIGLRNPEKLFAVLDRFPHVRAVLWGHVHQEYDQLRNGARLLASPSTCIQFAPGSVEFKVDTTAPGYRWLRLYADGRLDTGVSRVEGLDFEVDYSGEGY, encoded by the coding sequence TTGCCGAGCGCATCCCATCCAGCATCGTCGGTGCTAGTAGTCCAACTGTCCGACAGCCACCTATTTGCCGACGCGGACGACAAGCTGCTGGGCATGAAGACCCGCGACAGCCTGAATGCCGTGATCGAGCGTGTCTTGGCCGAACAACCGGCTGTTGATTTGCTAATAGCCACGGGTGATTTGTCCCAAGACGGGAGCGTTGAGTCTTACGAGGCGTTTCGTCAGGTCAGTGCGCAAATTTCGGCACCCACTCGCTGGATTCCCGGTAATCACGACGAGCTACCGGAGATGGCTGAGGCCGCCCGTCACAGTGAGTATCTGGAGCCGATCATCGATCTCGGCCATTGGCGCATTACCTTGCTGGATTCCGCCGTCCCCGGCTCAGTACCCGGTTTTTTGCAGGACGCGCAACTGCAATTGCTGGCCCGCTCATTGAGCGAAGCGCCGGAACGCCATCATCTGGTGTGCCTGCACCACAATCCGGTTCCCATTGGCTGTCAGTGGATGGACCCCATTGGCCTGCGTAATCCTGAGAAGCTGTTTGCGGTGCTTGATCGATTCCCCCACGTGCGTGCGGTGCTGTGGGGGCACGTTCATCAGGAATACGATCAATTGCGTAACGGCGCGCGCTTGCTGGCATCGCCCTCGACCTGCATACAGTTCGCGCCGGGCAGTGTCGAATTTAAGGTCGACACGACAGCGCCGGGTTATCGCTGGTTGCGCTTGTATGCCGATGGCCGACTCGATACAGGGGTTTCCCGGGTGGAGGGGCTGGATTTCGAGGTGGACTACAGCGGCGAAGGTTATTGA
- a CDS encoding YqiA/YcfP family alpha/beta fold hydrolase, translating into MTGEPSTLLYIHGLNSSPLSKKASQLSALMHKLGLAAQLRVPALHHHPREAIAQLDAAIAELGRPLLVGSSLGGYYATHLAERHGLKAVLINPAVNPHRLFDGLLGTQQNLYSGESWELTHDHVTALAELEVLPPQDPQRFQVWLQTGDETLDYRRAQTFYRACALRIQAGGDHSFQGFAECLPVLLILAGFAPELVNVNR; encoded by the coding sequence ATGACCGGCGAACCCTCCACACTGTTGTATATCCACGGTTTGAACAGCTCGCCGCTGTCGAAAAAAGCCAGTCAGTTATCAGCGTTGATGCACAAGCTGGGACTTGCCGCACAGCTGCGCGTGCCTGCACTTCATCATCATCCGCGTGAGGCCATCGCCCAGCTTGACGCTGCAATTGCCGAACTGGGTCGGCCACTGCTGGTCGGCAGCTCCCTCGGCGGCTACTATGCGACTCACTTGGCTGAGCGCCATGGCCTCAAGGCCGTACTGATCAATCCAGCGGTCAACCCGCATCGATTGTTCGACGGTTTACTCGGCACCCAGCAGAACCTGTACAGCGGCGAAAGCTGGGAACTGACCCACGATCATGTGACGGCCTTGGCCGAGCTGGAAGTACTGCCTCCGCAAGACCCGCAGCGTTTTCAGGTATGGCTGCAAACCGGGGATGAAACCCTTGACTACCGCCGCGCTCAGACGTTTTACCGAGCCTGTGCTTTGCGCATTCAGGCGGGCGGCGACCACAGTTTTCAGGGCTTCGCCGAGTGCTTGCCGGTGTTACTGATACTGGCCGGTTTCGCGCCAGAGCTTGTAAATGTAAACAGGTAA
- the parE gene encoding DNA topoisomerase IV subunit B gives MANPSASSYNADAIEVLSGLDPVRKRPGMYTDTTRPNHLAQEVIDNSVDEALAGHAKSVQVILHADNSLEVSDDGRGMPVDIHPEEGVSGVELILTKLHAGGKFSNKNYQFSGGLHGVGISVVNALSNHVRVRVKRDGNEYEMTFADGYKASELAVIGAVGKRNTGTSVYFAPDPKYFDTPKFSVSRLKHVLKAKAVLCPGLLVSFEDKATGEKIEWHYEDGLRSYLEDAVSGFLRLPDVPFCGSFAGNKEAIDWALLWLPEGGDSVQESYVNLIPTQQGGTHVNGLRQGLLDAMREFCEFRSLLPRGVKLAPEDVWERIAFVLSMKMQEPQFSGQTKERLSSREAAAFVSGVVKDAFSLWLNANSELGMQLAELAINNAGRRLKASKKVERKRVTQGPALPGKLADCAGQDPMRSELFLVEGDSAGGSAKQARDKEFQAILPLRGKILNTWEVDGGEVLASQEVHNIAVAIGVDPGVADISQLRYGKICILADADSDGLHIATLLCALFVQHFRPLVDAGHVYVAMPPLYRIDLGKEIYYALDEAERDGILDRLVAEKKRGKPQVTRFKGLGEMNPPQLRETTMDPNTRRLVQLTLDDYAATSEMMDMLLAKKRAGDRKTWLESKGNLAEVLT, from the coding sequence ATGGCCAATCCCAGCGCTAGCTCTTATAACGCAGACGCCATCGAAGTCCTCTCGGGCCTCGACCCGGTTCGCAAGCGTCCGGGCATGTATACCGACACCACGCGGCCAAACCACCTCGCCCAGGAAGTCATCGATAACAGCGTCGATGAAGCCCTCGCCGGGCACGCGAAGTCAGTTCAGGTCATCCTCCACGCCGACAATTCGTTGGAAGTGTCCGATGATGGTCGCGGCATGCCGGTAGATATTCACCCGGAAGAGGGTGTTTCGGGCGTCGAGCTGATTCTCACCAAGCTCCACGCTGGCGGCAAGTTCTCAAACAAGAACTACCAATTTTCCGGCGGTTTGCACGGCGTAGGTATTTCCGTGGTGAACGCGCTGTCAAATCACGTTCGGGTGCGGGTAAAGCGCGACGGCAACGAATACGAAATGACCTTTGCCGATGGCTATAAGGCCAGTGAGCTCGCGGTCATTGGTGCCGTCGGTAAACGCAATACCGGGACCAGCGTGTATTTCGCGCCGGACCCTAAATATTTTGATACGCCGAAATTTTCGGTCAGCCGCCTCAAGCATGTGCTCAAAGCGAAAGCGGTGCTGTGTCCGGGACTGTTAGTCAGCTTCGAAGACAAAGCCACCGGCGAAAAAATCGAATGGCATTACGAAGATGGCTTGCGCTCCTATCTGGAGGACGCGGTCAGTGGTTTTCTGCGCCTACCCGACGTGCCGTTTTGCGGCAGTTTTGCCGGCAATAAAGAAGCCATCGATTGGGCGCTGCTGTGGTTGCCCGAGGGTGGCGACAGCGTTCAGGAAAGCTACGTCAACCTGATCCCGACTCAGCAGGGCGGTACTCACGTCAACGGCTTACGCCAGGGGCTGCTGGATGCGATGCGCGAATTTTGCGAGTTTCGTAGCCTGCTGCCGCGTGGCGTCAAGCTTGCGCCGGAAGATGTGTGGGAGCGGATTGCGTTCGTCTTGTCGATGAAAATGCAGGAGCCGCAATTTTCTGGCCAGACCAAAGAGCGGTTGTCCTCCCGTGAGGCTGCGGCGTTTGTTTCCGGTGTCGTCAAAGATGCATTCAGCCTGTGGCTCAACGCCAACTCCGAGCTGGGCATGCAACTGGCCGAACTGGCGATCAACAACGCTGGTCGCCGCCTGAAGGCCAGCAAGAAGGTCGAGCGTAAGCGCGTCACCCAAGGGCCTGCGTTACCGGGCAAACTGGCTGATTGCGCTGGTCAGGACCCTATGCGCTCTGAACTGTTTCTGGTGGAAGGCGATTCCGCTGGCGGGTCGGCCAAGCAGGCGCGGGACAAAGAGTTTCAAGCGATTCTGCCGTTACGCGGGAAAATCCTGAACACCTGGGAAGTCGATGGTGGTGAGGTGCTGGCCAGTCAGGAAGTGCACAACATTGCCGTCGCTATTGGCGTGGATCCGGGTGTCGCCGACATCAGCCAATTGCGTTACGGCAAAATTTGCATCCTCGCCGACGCCGACTCAGACGGCCTGCACATCGCAACTTTGCTCTGTGCGTTGTTCGTTCAGCATTTCCGTCCGCTGGTTGATGCGGGTCATGTTTACGTTGCAATGCCACCGCTGTACCGGATCGACCTTGGCAAAGAAATTTATTACGCACTGGACGAAGCCGAGCGCGACGGGATTCTTGACCGTCTGGTGGCTGAGAAAAAGCGCGGCAAGCCCCAAGTCACACGCTTTAAAGGTCTGGGCGAAATGAACCCACCGCAGCTGCGGGAAACCACCATGGACCCGAACACTCGTCGTCTGGTCCAGCTTACGCTGGATGATTACGCGGCCACATCTGAAATGATGGACATGCTGCTGGCGAAAAAACGCGCGGGTGATCGCAAGACATGGCTCGAATCCAAAGGCAACCTGGCTGAGGTTTTGACTTGA
- a CDS encoding esterase-like activity of phytase family protein yields MRRWLTGLLLIAPSVFAAPVPQLKMLAEHAVDGMVGGNLSGLASCNGVLWTVSDRDDALLYRLDTSATVWKAEGQAIQVPPVPDSGLPFTLVSMAKASSLVRGGSLDFEGVTCDAAGNRYLVSEGYASVLQVPVTGAPNWLPLPKSVVQQARDSGLLQNFNAIFEGIAISPGGDQLWLAAEREKRGLLLVRREQGAWDCKGSCVVLSEGGKQTMPAQMGSRSASKDFSDISLYEGKLFTLERAAYQVCRRDLDTGAVERCWSFADDALVPEKRYAQKFGLAEALVIDAEGAWIGVDNNFGARADGETRPIVWRFAAPKEGWSAKP; encoded by the coding sequence ATGCGACGTTGGTTAACCGGATTATTGTTGATCGCGCCGTCTGTGTTCGCTGCCCCTGTGCCACAGCTGAAAATGCTTGCCGAGCATGCGGTTGACGGCATGGTGGGCGGTAACTTATCAGGGTTGGCGTCTTGTAATGGCGTGCTGTGGACCGTCTCGGACCGCGACGATGCGTTGCTCTATCGCCTCGACACGTCGGCTACCGTATGGAAGGCAGAAGGTCAGGCGATTCAGGTGCCCCCAGTACCAGACAGCGGTCTGCCATTTACCTTGGTTTCGATGGCCAAAGCCTCCTCGCTGGTTCGAGGCGGTAGCCTGGATTTTGAAGGCGTGACGTGTGATGCCGCAGGCAATCGATACCTGGTTAGCGAAGGCTATGCCTCTGTATTGCAAGTGCCGGTGACAGGGGCGCCGAACTGGTTGCCCCTTCCCAAGAGCGTGGTTCAACAGGCACGGGACAGCGGCCTGTTGCAGAATTTCAATGCGATCTTCGAGGGCATTGCGATCAGTCCGGGTGGTGATCAACTTTGGCTTGCAGCAGAGCGTGAAAAGCGCGGCTTGCTGTTGGTGCGCCGCGAGCAAGGTGCCTGGGACTGCAAAGGCAGTTGCGTGGTGCTCAGCGAGGGCGGTAAACAGACCATGCCTGCACAAATGGGCAGTCGTAGCGCTTCGAAAGATTTCTCCGATATCTCGCTGTATGAAGGGAAGCTATTTACCTTGGAACGTGCGGCTTACCAAGTGTGCCGCCGTGATCTCGACACCGGGGCAGTCGAGCGCTGCTGGTCGTTCGCTGACGACGCGCTGGTGCCGGAAAAACGTTACGCGCAGAAATTCGGCTTGGCTGAAGCGTTGGTCATAGATGCCGAGGGCGCCTGGATCGGCGTCGATAACAACTTTGGTGCGCGGGCAGATGGTGAGACCCGGCCGATTGTCTGGCGGTTCGCGGCACCCAAGGAAGGTTGGAGCGCCAAGCCTTGA
- a CDS encoding retropepsin-like aspartic protease family protein: MNQSPPGKRAGRVLLILAWCAGLFLATRYFGLWEQRQENPNPVVTSQHGDGYIQVLLQGNAQGHFVGNAQINGKTVEFLLDTGATDVAIPAEVADTLQLKRGMPVTTSTANGMAQGFRTSLERLQIGDIVLHDVRAMVLPGLDGEQILLGMSAMKQLEFTQRGGTMLLRQTTQR; the protein is encoded by the coding sequence TTGAACCAGTCGCCTCCGGGCAAGCGCGCCGGGCGTGTGCTTCTGATTCTTGCGTGGTGTGCCGGTTTGTTTTTGGCGACCCGCTATTTTGGGTTGTGGGAACAGCGTCAGGAAAATCCGAATCCGGTCGTGACGTCGCAGCACGGTGATGGCTATATCCAGGTTTTATTGCAGGGCAATGCCCAGGGCCATTTTGTCGGCAACGCCCAGATTAATGGCAAGACCGTGGAATTCTTGCTCGATACCGGCGCCACAGATGTTGCGATCCCTGCGGAGGTGGCTGACACCTTGCAGTTGAAACGCGGCATGCCCGTGACCACCAGCACCGCCAACGGCATGGCTCAGGGCTTTCGGACTTCGCTGGAACGTTTGCAGATTGGCGACATCGTCCTGCATGACGTGCGTGCCATGGTGTTGCCCGGCCTTGACGGCGAACAGATACTGCTCGGTATGAGTGCAATGAAACAACTCGAATTTACCCAGCGCGGCGGCACCATGCTGCTGCGCCAGACCACACAACGATGA